A stretch of Sulfurimonas autotrophica DSM 16294 DNA encodes these proteins:
- a CDS encoding putative glycoside hydrolase: MKKLLFLTFLFTTLAYASFQGRLIDANTSQPINAVIISDSSFSIKSDENGSFFINSKEKTYHIKAYGYRPYTFSSDLNTTTIKLIPITVKALYLTFWGASNNSGTLKKILKLIDETQANALVVDVKNEYGSTSFWTGFKQANSYGAYKKRTNRDIKKFMKIMKEKNIYTIARIVTFKDELQASNNVDYAIKRDTNNSIWRNHDNMAWVDPFDKRSHNYAISIAEEAAKVGYDEINFDYIRFPAKKGLKFSKQCNQPNRTKAIEVFLDRAQKRLRKYGVFISVDTYGNICWSKDDNGIGQTVSSLAAHADYLCPMLYPSGFSSGSFYFKYPAEHPYEVIYRSIKNIQDRVPSNRIRPWLQYFKDYTHTKKEYKRKEIQEQIKAAQDIGSNGWMLWSPSSKYHKNYLRR, translated from the coding sequence TTGAAAAAATTACTGTTCTTAACATTTTTATTTACGACATTGGCATACGCATCTTTCCAAGGCAGGCTTATTGATGCAAATACATCACAGCCAATCAATGCTGTGATTATCAGTGATTCTTCTTTCTCAATAAAAAGTGATGAAAACGGCTCTTTTTTTATAAACTCTAAAGAAAAAACATATCATATTAAAGCGTACGGATACAGACCCTATACGTTTTCATCGGATTTAAATACAACCACTATAAAACTTATTCCCATTACGGTAAAAGCGCTTTACCTCACTTTTTGGGGAGCAAGCAATAATTCAGGGACCTTAAAAAAAATACTTAAACTCATAGATGAAACCCAGGCAAATGCACTTGTTGTCGATGTGAAAAATGAATATGGCTCAACATCATTCTGGACAGGATTTAAGCAGGCAAACAGCTATGGTGCCTACAAAAAACGCACAAACAGAGATATTAAAAAATTCATGAAAATTATGAAAGAAAAAAATATTTATACTATTGCCAGAATCGTTACCTTTAAAGATGAACTTCAGGCATCCAATAATGTTGATTATGCTATAAAAAGAGACACCAATAACAGCATATGGAGAAATCATGACAATATGGCCTGGGTTGATCCGTTTGATAAGCGCTCACATAATTACGCAATATCTATCGCCGAAGAAGCGGCAAAAGTCGGTTATGATGAAATTAACTTTGACTATATCAGATTTCCGGCAAAAAAGGGACTTAAATTTTCAAAACAATGCAATCAGCCTAATCGCACAAAAGCCATAGAAGTTTTTTTAGACCGGGCACAAAAAAGATTGAGAAAATATGGTGTATTTATATCGGTTGACACATATGGTAACATCTGCTGGTCAAAAGATGATAACGGCATAGGGCAAACTGTTTCATCACTAGCAGCGCATGCAGATTACCTTTGCCCAATGCTTTACCCCTCAGGATTTTCAAGTGGTTCTTTTTATTTTAAATATCCGGCAGAACATCCTTATGAAGTTATATACAGAAGTATAAAAAATATTCAAGACAGAGTGCCAAGCAATAGAATAAGACCCTGGCTGCAATACTTTAAAGACTATACACATACAAAAAAAGAGTATAAAAGAAAAGAGATTCAAGAACAGATAAAAGCAGCCCAAGACATAGGCTCAAACGGATGGATGCTTTGGTCTCCTTCAAGTAAATATCATAAAAATTATTTACGCAGGTAA
- a CDS encoding M48 family metallopeptidase produces MNKTITCKELSAELVYAPKLKHSYIKVNHDSSIVIKTPYKQERYAVDFFHEKELWIRKQLHKNFLNQQLQVNLEDEVMIFGEIYSIDSNEAEYLRAKLHRLRTSEPKRVLSAYDDFYKYISHEYLPQRVQYFANIMNLDYKVLKFRKMKSRWGSCSSSKEITLNTQLMKVQKELVDYVVVHELAHLVHMNHSKRFHELVEAYLPHSKTLRKRLKDIRLPA; encoded by the coding sequence ATGAATAAAACCATTACATGTAAAGAGTTAAGTGCAGAGTTAGTGTATGCTCCAAAACTCAAACACAGTTATATTAAAGTAAATCATGACTCAAGCATAGTTATAAAAACACCATATAAGCAAGAACGCTACGCAGTGGATTTTTTTCATGAAAAAGAGCTGTGGATTAGAAAACAGCTTCATAAAAATTTTCTCAATCAGCAACTACAGGTGAATTTGGAAGATGAAGTAATGATATTTGGTGAAATTTATAGTATAGACAGTAATGAGGCGGAGTATCTGCGGGCTAAACTCCATCGTCTGCGTACTAGTGAGCCAAAGAGAGTGTTGTCTGCTTATGATGATTTTTATAAATATATTTCTCATGAATATCTGCCTCAAAGAGTACAATACTTTGCAAATATAATGAATTTGGATTATAAGGTTTTAAAATTTAGAAAGATGAAAAGCAGGTGGGGGAGTTGTAGCTCTTCAAAAGAAATCACGCTTAATACGCAGCTGATGAAAGTCCAAAAAGAACTTGTTGATTATGTAGTAGTTCACGAGCTTGCACATCTTGTACATATGAACCATTCAAAACGTTTTCACGAACTGGTTGAAGCGTATTTACCTCATTCAAAAACTCTCAGAAAAAGATTAAAAGATATCCGCTTACCTGCGTAA
- the queC gene encoding 7-cyano-7-deazaguanine synthase QueC produces MKKENKTNKKAVCIMSGGMDSTLSAYMMQNEGYEIIAVHFNYDQRTQTKELECFENICASLHVKQKYILDLDFFKQLGASALTDKTIEVPTQGIEEGVPVTYVPFRNGIFLSMAAAIAEKESAQIISIGVVEEDSSGYPDCREEYIKAMQNAINLGTKEETNIEIKMPLVHLKKSQIVQEALKLNVPLELTWSCYKNEKKACGICDSCRLRLNGFETAGVTDPIPYE; encoded by the coding sequence ATGAAAAAAGAAAATAAAACAAATAAAAAAGCCGTATGTATCATGAGTGGGGGTATGGACTCTACTTTAAGTGCTTATATGATGCAAAATGAAGGTTATGAAATCATAGCAGTTCACTTTAATTATGACCAAAGAACGCAAACAAAAGAACTTGAATGTTTTGAAAATATATGCGCGAGCTTACATGTAAAGCAAAAATATATTTTGGATTTGGACTTTTTTAAGCAACTGGGCGCTTCAGCATTAACAGATAAAACAATAGAAGTTCCGACTCAAGGCATAGAAGAGGGTGTACCCGTGACCTATGTACCTTTTAGAAACGGTATTTTTTTATCGATGGCAGCTGCAATAGCCGAAAAAGAGAGTGCCCAGATAATTAGTATCGGTGTAGTCGAAGAAGACAGCAGTGGTTATCCTGATTGCAGGGAAGAGTATATAAAAGCGATGCAAAATGCTATTAATCTAGGGACAAAAGAAGAGACAAATATAGAAATAAAAATGCCTTTGGTGCATCTCAAAAAATCTCAAATCGTGCAAGAAGCATTGAAGTTGAATGTTCCTTTGGAATTAACTTGGAGCTGCTATAAAAATGAAAAGAAAGCCTGCGGTATTTGTGACAGCTGCAGACTTCGCCTAAACGGCTTTGAAACAGCAGGTGTGACTGATCCGATTCCTTATGAATAA
- the ybeY gene encoding rRNA maturation RNase YbeY — translation MIDIDNKTSFEVNNTLLQKIASSVTDKDIELVVTTNDEIQQINKEYRNIDKPTDVLSFPYEEMPMSPLGSIVVSQDLVIAKAKELGHAQEDEFTLLFIHGLLHLLGYDHEIDNGQMRQEEERLINEFNLPKSLIVRTQG, via the coding sequence ATGATAGATATTGACAATAAAACTTCATTTGAAGTAAACAACACATTACTCCAAAAAATTGCCTCAAGCGTAACAGACAAAGATATTGAACTTGTTGTTACTACAAATGATGAAATACAACAAATCAACAAAGAATACAGAAATATAGACAAGCCGACTGATGTACTTAGTTTTCCTTATGAAGAGATGCCTATGAGTCCTCTTGGAAGCATTGTTGTGTCACAAGATTTAGTTATAGCAAAAGCTAAGGAGCTAGGTCATGCACAAGAAGATGAATTTACACTGCTTTTTATACACGGACTTTTACATCTACTCGGATATGATCATGAAATTGACAATGGTCAAATGCGACAAGAAGAAGAGAGACTCATAAATGAATTTAACCTTCCCAAGAGTTTAATAGTCAGAACGCAAGGATAA
- a CDS encoding calcium/sodium antiporter, with the protein MDYVIFIAAMAALIYGADFIIKESERIALHFNISHFVIGATLVAFGTSLPEMAASMVASAHGKSDMAVANVVGSVIFNITLVLGVVFMIAKSMNPDRDLFSKDSAWVIVPLVIFFIMALDGKISRIDGALFLLMMVSYLIFLFGSNKEELEIEIDEELEKEKFNWSKSIVLLGIGFVLTIGGANFVVESGTNIARSLHVSEWIIGLFLISLGTSLPELVVSLVAVKKGHAEMSIGNIIGSNVANFSMVLGGAALLNPLSVNLAATKFDMLILAAASIALLFVLANKLYNKAGGIFLLTILALFIQNAFV; encoded by the coding sequence ATGGATTACGTTATATTTATAGCCGCAATGGCTGCTTTGATTTACGGAGCTGATTTTATCATTAAAGAGTCAGAAAGAATCGCTCTTCATTTTAATATTTCACATTTTGTTATTGGTGCGACTTTGGTGGCTTTTGGCACATCCCTGCCGGAAATGGCAGCTTCAATGGTAGCATCGGCACACGGAAAAAGCGATATGGCAGTTGCCAATGTTGTTGGTAGTGTCATTTTTAATATTACTTTGGTTTTGGGTGTCGTTTTCATGATAGCAAAATCAATGAACCCAGATAGAGACCTTTTTTCCAAAGACAGTGCCTGGGTTATAGTGCCTTTGGTTATCTTTTTTATTATGGCACTGGATGGAAAGATCAGCCGCATTGACGGTGCTTTATTCTTACTTATGATGGTTTCTTATCTTATATTTTTATTTGGCAGTAACAAAGAAGAGCTGGAAATTGAAATTGACGAAGAGCTGGAAAAAGAAAAGTTTAACTGGTCTAAAAGTATTGTATTACTTGGAATCGGTTTTGTTTTAACAATTGGCGGAGCAAATTTCGTTGTTGAAAGCGGTACAAATATTGCAAGAAGCTTACATGTAAGCGAATGGATTATCGGTTTGTTTTTAATATCTTTGGGTACCTCTTTGCCTGAACTCGTAGTATCACTTGTTGCTGTAAAAAAAGGCCATGCGGAGATGAGCATAGGAAATATTATAGGCTCAAATGTAGCCAATTTTTCTATGGTTTTAGGCGGTGCAGCGCTTTTAAATCCACTCAGCGTAAACCTTGCAGCTACAAAATTCGATATGCTCATTTTAGCTGCAGCATCAATCGCATTGCTCTTTGTTTTGGCAAACAAACTTTACAATAAAGCCGGTGGTATATTTCTTCTTACGATTTTAGCTCTTTTTATTCAAAACGCGTTTGTTTAA
- the mrdA gene encoding penicillin-binding protein 2: MKIKFIIFVFISIWLALIVRVFFLAIQSNSYYSRLSLQNTIKHEQIAPVRGEIVDVKNRPIAINKLGFKIELAPHLLLKKHKNEFNDEIAFLLKAFPLLNKEKIIKNYKKKDSFYNHDFIDVVHFIPYEKMMPVYSMLNLRKNIKIVPAPKRYYPYKNIAAHMIGYVSRANQKDIDKDPLLDLIGYTGKTGLEKYYNSYLQGTPGEKEIKVNANNQEVEELSYKSPDEDRKLKLNLDMELQKYISKLFEGKVGAIIIMNVDGSVLAAGSYPNYDLNIFVSGMSYKMYDELSSSLDHPFTNKMTHGLYPPGSTIKPLLGLLYISTDLNEHWSVDCRSNLKLGGRIFRCWKKKGHRHTDITKAIRESCDDFFYKGSLVLGNRKMSAGLKRYGFGEKTGVDLPNEFIGVVPSREWKLRKYHKIWSIGETANMAIGQGDFLTTPIQIARETALIATGKLPTPHFIQMIGNEKYKTTYTNVLNGIELKKLPIIQKAMYEVCNSPHGTATNYLHSKVVLAGKTGTAQVIGIKQDIKKRKQEHELSYYKRSHAWFTTYGPYKHPQYVVTVMVEHGGHGGHAAGSIVSDIYNKLLELGYIKKK; this comes from the coding sequence ATGAAAATAAAATTTATTATTTTTGTTTTTATATCAATCTGGCTGGCATTAATTGTGCGTGTCTTTTTTCTGGCCATTCAGTCAAACAGCTATTATTCAAGGCTTTCACTGCAAAACACCATAAAACATGAGCAGATTGCACCAGTACGGGGTGAAATAGTAGATGTGAAAAATCGACCTATAGCAATTAATAAACTTGGTTTTAAGATAGAACTAGCACCTCATTTACTGTTGAAAAAACATAAGAATGAATTTAATGATGAAATTGCTTTTTTACTCAAAGCTTTCCCTTTATTGAATAAAGAAAAAATCATTAAAAATTACAAGAAAAAAGACTCTTTTTATAATCATGATTTTATCGATGTTGTGCATTTTATACCTTATGAAAAGATGATGCCTGTTTACTCGATGCTCAATTTAAGAAAAAATATTAAAATTGTTCCTGCACCAAAAAGATACTATCCATACAAAAATATTGCTGCACATATGATAGGCTATGTTTCTCGTGCAAATCAAAAAGATATAGACAAAGATCCATTACTTGACCTTATAGGCTATACTGGTAAAACAGGTCTTGAAAAATATTATAACTCTTATTTGCAAGGGACGCCGGGAGAAAAAGAGATAAAAGTGAATGCGAACAATCAAGAGGTTGAAGAGTTAAGTTATAAAAGTCCCGATGAGGATAGAAAATTAAAACTCAATCTTGATATGGAACTGCAAAAGTATATTTCTAAACTTTTTGAAGGTAAAGTAGGCGCAATTATCATCATGAATGTTGACGGTTCTGTTTTAGCAGCAGGAAGTTACCCAAATTATGATTTAAATATATTTGTCTCAGGGATGTCATATAAAATGTATGATGAGCTCTCATCAAGCCTTGACCATCCTTTTACCAATAAAATGACGCATGGTTTATACCCTCCAGGCTCAACAATTAAACCTCTTTTAGGATTATTATATATAAGTACAGATTTAAATGAGCATTGGAGTGTTGATTGTCGTTCAAATCTAAAACTAGGCGGAAGAATTTTTAGATGCTGGAAGAAAAAAGGGCATAGACATACAGATATAACAAAAGCCATACGTGAGAGTTGTGATGACTTTTTTTATAAAGGCAGTCTTGTTTTGGGAAACAGAAAAATGAGTGCAGGGCTCAAGCGTTACGGTTTTGGAGAAAAAACAGGTGTGGATTTACCAAATGAATTTATAGGAGTTGTACCATCACGTGAGTGGAAATTAAGAAAATACCATAAAATATGGAGTATCGGAGAGACGGCCAATATGGCAATCGGGCAGGGAGATTTTCTTACAACTCCCATACAAATTGCTCGAGAAACGGCGCTTATTGCAACAGGGAAATTGCCCACACCGCATTTTATACAAATGATTGGTAATGAAAAATATAAAACTACGTATACAAATGTGCTGAACGGGATTGAGTTGAAAAAACTTCCTATTATTCAAAAAGCGATGTATGAAGTATGTAACTCTCCTCATGGAACTGCCACTAATTATTTACATTCAAAGGTCGTGTTAGCCGGTAAAACAGGTACGGCACAGGTTATCGGGATAAAGCAGGATATTAAAAAAAGAAAGCAGGAGCATGAGCTTTCCTATTATAAAAGATCACATGCATGGTTTACTACATATGGACCATATAAGCATCCTCAATATGTTGTGACGGTTATGGTTGAACATGGCGGGCATGGCGGGCATGCGGCGGGTTCTATCGTTTCTGATATATATAACAAGCTTTTAGAGCTTGGTTATATAAAGAAAAAGTAG
- a CDS encoding N-acetyltransferase, producing the protein MKINYVKAKLYDIEKMRELVLPEVQSGVILERSEDEIATNIRSYTLAFSDAQLVGFTALHIHTKYLGEIRSLIVKEGFRGQKIGETLVGYALDEGKTLGLQKVLSLTYKQSFFERLGFVEIPKESLPEHKIWADCIKCKHFPICNEVSLIKNL; encoded by the coding sequence ATGAAGATTAATTATGTAAAAGCAAAACTCTATGATATTGAAAAAATGAGAGAATTAGTGCTGCCTGAAGTGCAAAGCGGTGTTATTTTAGAAAGAAGTGAAGATGAAATTGCAACAAATATCCGTTCGTATACTTTGGCTTTTTCAGATGCACAGCTTGTTGGTTTTACGGCACTGCATATACATACAAAATACCTTGGCGAAATACGTTCACTCATTGTAAAAGAAGGCTTTCGAGGGCAAAAAATAGGAGAAACATTAGTAGGTTATGCATTGGATGAGGGTAAAACACTTGGTCTTCAAAAAGTTTTGAGTTTAACCTACAAGCAGTCTTTTTTTGAAAGACTCGGATTTGTAGAAATACCAAAAGAGTCCCTCCCCGAACATAAAATTTGGGCTGATTGTATTAAATGTAAACACTTTCCGATATGCAACGAAGTATCTCTCATCAAAAACCTATAA
- the yihA gene encoding ribosome biogenesis GTP-binding protein YihA/YsxC, with the protein MIDIVDAKFITSAPNVSAAPESEEQNEVVFMARSNVGKSSLLNALTNHKGLAKVSSTPGKTKLINYFDVTFLDRDSSEKIVAKFVDLPGFGYAKVAKSIKHDWEKNLTDYISNREEIKIFIHLIDCRHPHLEIDTSVSDFLFRTARENQYILQIFTKIDKLNQKEQNALRKEFPNALMVSSAKKRGISKIVKVVYDMLQESVDED; encoded by the coding sequence ATGATAGACATTGTTGATGCAAAGTTTATAACATCGGCTCCGAATGTCAGTGCAGCACCAGAATCTGAGGAACAGAATGAAGTAGTGTTTATGGCACGCTCAAATGTTGGAAAAAGCTCACTTCTTAATGCCTTGACAAACCATAAAGGACTGGCAAAAGTCTCTTCAACACCGGGGAAAACAAAACTTATAAACTATTTTGACGTTACTTTCTTAGATAGGGATTCTTCAGAAAAAATTGTTGCCAAATTTGTAGATTTACCTGGTTTTGGTTATGCAAAAGTTGCTAAATCTATCAAGCATGACTGGGAAAAAAATTTGACAGACTATATTTCAAACAGAGAAGAAATTAAAATTTTTATCCATCTTATAGACTGTAGGCATCCACATCTTGAGATTGATACTTCAGTGAGTGATTTTCTTTTTAGAACTGCCAGAGAAAATCAGTATATACTGCAAATTTTTACAAAGATAGACAAACTTAATCAAAAAGAGCAAAATGCACTGCGAAAAGAGTTCCCTAATGCTTTAATGGTCTCAAGTGCGAAAAAAAGAGGTATTAGTAAAATTGTCAAAGTAGTTTATGATATGTTACAAGAGAGCGTGGATGAAGATTAA
- the lptA gene encoding lipopolysaccharide transport periplasmic protein LptA: MKYLLILTFLLQTALFSQELKIKADEFKGDQNKGISIFTGHVRIKKVNDELNASKVTVYTDKKNKPTKFVAVGDTSFKIQTEQGAHYRGVAQKVIYLPLKKEYHFFGNVHLKQLDDKKEIFGDEVILQAIDGKAYAKGVEKEPVIMIFDIKDEKEKK; encoded by the coding sequence ATGAAATACCTGCTAATACTAACGTTTTTACTACAAACTGCACTCTTCTCACAAGAGCTTAAAATTAAAGCTGATGAGTTTAAGGGAGATCAAAATAAAGGTATTTCAATTTTTACCGGACATGTCAGAATCAAAAAAGTCAATGATGAGTTAAATGCTTCTAAAGTGACTGTGTATACAGATAAAAAAAATAAGCCTACAAAATTTGTAGCGGTAGGAGATACCTCTTTTAAAATACAGACAGAGCAAGGAGCACACTATAGAGGTGTTGCTCAAAAAGTCATCTATCTGCCTTTAAAAAAAGAGTATCATTTTTTTGGCAATGTGCACCTGAAACAACTTGATGACAAAAAAGAAATTTTCGGTGACGAAGTGATTTTGCAGGCAATAGACGGTAAGGCCTATGCAAAAGGTGTTGAAAAAGAGCCTGTTATTATGATATTTGATATAAAAGATGAAAAGGAAAAAAAATGA
- the lptC gene encoding LPS export ABC transporter periplasmic protein LptC: MNINIFLTFVISILLVIFFMFKPMDIKKQHFKDVPLFELSDFTMYELNPEGLTTILLGSKGTRYADRYTIKDMDYTDNSKKYIANMISDFGVYKNEIVKLTGHVVYVREDGLTFKSEKATYNKKTADVISNTKYIAYLNDNNVIGSYIKYNNISKKIYSKNVIAKYQLKEGK, translated from the coding sequence ATTAACATCAATATATTTTTAACTTTTGTTATCAGCATTTTATTGGTAATATTTTTTATGTTTAAGCCAATGGACATAAAAAAACAGCACTTTAAAGATGTTCCTTTGTTTGAGTTGAGTGATTTTACTATGTATGAGCTCAACCCTGAAGGTTTGACTACAATACTGCTTGGCAGTAAAGGTACAAGATATGCCGACAGATACACAATCAAAGATATGGACTATACCGATAATTCAAAAAAATATATTGCCAATATGATTTCTGATTTTGGTGTATATAAAAATGAAATCGTGAAGTTAACCGGTCATGTTGTTTATGTACGGGAAGATGGGCTTACTTTTAAAAGTGAAAAAGCAACGTACAACAAAAAAACAGCAGATGTGATAAGTAATACAAAATACATTGCTTACTTGAATGATAATAATGTCATTGGAAGTTACATTAAATACAATAACATTTCTAAGAAAATTTACTCTAAAAATGTCATTGCCAAATATCAACTAAAAGAGGGAAAATAG
- a CDS encoding KdsC family phosphatase, giving the protein MIKLIVLDVDGCLTDGKLIYSADGFESKNFSVKDGLGITTWIKTGNHVAIITGRNSPIVEKRAKELGVQHLHQGIRDKYRVIKEIVESLGLKFYEVAVIGDDLNDYNMLSLAGRSFTPSDGHNEIKKLVNTVLSKSGGNGAVREMIDILVEENDQKEEFLSVWL; this is encoded by the coding sequence ATGATTAAACTTATAGTTTTGGATGTTGATGGTTGTTTAACTGATGGTAAACTTATATACTCAGCAGACGGATTTGAAAGTAAAAATTTTAGCGTAAAAGACGGGTTAGGCATAACAACCTGGATAAAAACAGGAAACCATGTAGCCATCATTACAGGAAGAAATTCTCCTATAGTTGAAAAAAGAGCCAAAGAACTGGGTGTACAACATCTGCACCAAGGTATACGAGATAAATACAGGGTTATAAAAGAAATTGTCGAGTCACTTGGTCTAAAATTTTATGAGGTTGCTGTGATAGGGGATGATTTGAATGATTACAATATGCTTTCTCTTGCCGGTAGAAGTTTTACACCGAGTGACGGGCATAATGAAATTAAGAAACTTGTCAATACCGTACTCTCTAAGAGTGGCGGCAACGGCGCGGTAAGAGAGATGATAGATATTTTGGTCGAAGAAAATGATCAAAAAGAAGAATTTTTATCTGTATGGCTGTAA
- the hisB gene encoding imidazoleglycerol-phosphate dehydratase HisB, with translation MITKTRTTKETDITVALDINGTGKSNIDTGVGFLDHMLESFSKHSLIDLDITCKGDTHIDDHHSVEDVGIVLGSLLAQAIYPVKNMERFGSANIVMDEACVSCDLDLSNRPFLVYELNVSGKVGQFDTELVEEFFRAFALNARISMHIIECRGKNKHHIIEAAFKSVAVAIRRATAKNERVGIPSTKDVL, from the coding sequence ATGATTACAAAAACAAGAACAACCAAAGAGACAGATATTACAGTGGCACTCGATATAAACGGTACTGGTAAAAGCAATATAGACACAGGTGTCGGCTTTTTAGACCATATGCTCGAGAGTTTTTCCAAGCACTCTTTAATTGATTTGGATATTACATGTAAAGGTGATACACATATTGATGATCACCACAGCGTTGAAGATGTCGGAATTGTTCTGGGTTCGCTGCTTGCACAGGCGATTTACCCTGTAAAAAATATGGAACGTTTCGGGAGTGCAAATATTGTTATGGATGAAGCATGTGTCTCTTGTGATTTGGACCTAAGTAATCGTCCTTTTTTGGTGTATGAGCTTAATGTCAGCGGAAAAGTAGGGCAGTTTGACACTGAACTTGTCGAAGAGTTTTTTCGTGCCTTTGCGCTCAATGCGCGAATCAGCATGCACATTATAGAATGTCGCGGTAAAAATAAGCATCACATCATCGAAGCAGCGTTTAAATCAGTTGCCGTTGCCATAAGACGTGCAACTGCAAAGAATGAAAGAGTCGGCATACCAAGCACAAAAGATGTTTTATGA
- a CDS encoding septal ring lytic transglycosylase RlpA family protein encodes MNKLFLFLVIGAVLFMSGCSTRGYSGYRHYKYSEPTYYSDDKSVYRSTYDKKKYSHPTMRPYVVHGKRYYPTVVSVGDRFRGNASWYGPNFHGKFTSNGERYNMWDMTAAHKTLPMNTIVKVINRRNGKSTVVRINDRGPFVSTRIIDLSKAAASKINMIGTGTAPVTLEVLGFTGKGKSKIPSTRQLKKSPKSVALSGFALQIASFSNISGAIKTQEKYNNTDGYTTVIKDMQGANGRMFKVWLKGFKSELEARDYKANGIFKGAFIVRED; translated from the coding sequence ATGAATAAATTATTTCTTTTTTTAGTAATCGGCGCTGTTTTATTTATGAGTGGGTGTAGTACGAGAGGTTACAGCGGCTACAGACATTACAAATATTCTGAACCGACCTATTACAGTGATGACAAAAGTGTGTACAGGTCGACATATGACAAAAAAAAATATTCACATCCGACGATGCGTCCTTATGTAGTGCATGGTAAACGTTACTATCCGACAGTTGTCAGTGTCGGCGACAGGTTTCGAGGAAATGCAAGCTGGTACGGTCCTAATTTTCATGGAAAGTTTACATCTAACGGTGAAAGATACAACATGTGGGATATGACAGCTGCACATAAAACACTGCCGATGAATACAATCGTTAAAGTTATAAACAGAAGAAACGGAAAAAGTACGGTTGTACGCATTAATGACAGAGGCCCTTTCGTCTCTACAAGAATTATAGATCTCTCAAAAGCTGCAGCATCAAAAATCAACATGATAGGTACAGGAACTGCTCCTGTAACCTTAGAAGTACTTGGTTTTACAGGAAAAGGTAAAAGTAAAATTCCCAGTACACGGCAGTTGAAAAAATCACCAAAGAGTGTCGCTTTGAGTGGGTTTGCACTGCAAATTGCATCTTTTTCAAATATTAGCGGTGCAATAAAGACACAAGAAAAATACAATAATACAGACGGATACACAACAGTCATTAAAGATATGCAAGGTGCAAACGGCAGAATGTTTAAAGTCTGGCTTAAAGGCTTCAAAAGTGAACTGGAAGCAAGAGATTATAAAGCAAACGGCATATTTAAAGGTGCATTCATAGTGAGAGAGGATTGA